A window of the Lolium perenne isolate Kyuss_39 chromosome 7, Kyuss_2.0, whole genome shotgun sequence genome harbors these coding sequences:
- the LOC127318587 gene encoding RNA-binding motif protein 25 isoform X1 has translation MAAVAPPPDNLDPPPSTPPSTATPPPAAATATSTPPNPTTPNPLTPNPAMPSPNPNPLPGPPLIMPPMPPAPVSFTPSFRPMPGPPPPQMQQYGAVRNPGYPMQPPGVHHVMRPPTMYAPQPGPYMQQPGAPVPPGMQRYPGPYTMMRPVFPPRPMPPVGVMPIQRPPLMPGIRGAPPMVAPPVRPPAPAVTPLDKPPTAVYVGKIAPTVDNDFILSLLRICGPVKSWKRTQNPSNGKPVAFGFCEFESAEGILRATRLLNKLSIDGQELVVNINDATKEYLKKHVEGKKKAQENAKEKEDGGGDGTSAAAENESLKLDSDKTDETEDVGDKDDQENTKKFGIVTNEDSEADKEAAEQINSMIEEWLKTRPPPPPPPPPPVQPLAEISSKHNNGESGVDMTNTDSEDKNNDDMDKRTSNETEKAETGSPDRRKDREHDKDKREKDIQRYERERERERVRRDRDKEHKHKEVERLYKDHVKEWESREKEKEYQRQYEKDREKEKERERRREIMKQEEDSDEEDSRKRRRKGSSTFEERKRRRQREKQEDLADKLKEEEEIAEARRRAIELQQQADEAAAAAAAAAAESATLMEVDGDDEKESNVQNKPINSDDDNITGFANGGYADDGTHKDNNGDEASTIQGQILDINQNSNAPAKKLGFGLIGSGKRTSVPSVFAEDDDEDNKDKKIRPLVPIDYSTEELQAVETDSSAGQQNIVAAAEFAKRILVSNQKEEKLESEKDRSRRSTDRLSQRDKSRNEEDGARISDERREKMQDRDKDRQDKPKSENKKIVDAKQLIDMIPRTKEELFSYDINWSIYEKHELHDRMRPWISKKIVEFLGEEESTLVEYIVSCTKDHVHASKMLELLQSILDVEAEMFVLKMWRMLIFEIKKVEAGLSGRGKA, from the exons ATGGCGGCCGTGGCGCCTCCCCCGGACAACCTAGACCCGCCGCCGTCAACTCCTCCCAGCACAGCGactccgccgccggccgccgccaccgccacatcCACCCCGCCCAACCCCACAACCCCCAACCCCTTGACCCCCAACCCCGCCATGccaagccctaaccctaaccccctcCCGGGCCCTCCGCTCATCATGCCGCCGATGCCCCCCGCGCCGGTATCCTTCACCCCGTCCTTCCGCCCCATGCCCGGACCTCCCCCGCCGCAGATGCAGCAGTACGGCGCCGTGCGCAACCCGGGCTACCCGATGCAGCCGCCAGGCGTGCACCACGTGATGCGCCCGCCCACCATGTACGCTCCCCAGCCGGGGCCCTACATGCAGCAGCCCGGCGCCCCCGTCCCTCCCG GTATGCAACGCTATCCTGGACCATACACTATGATGCGTCCAGTCTTTCCTCCACGCCCCATGCCTCCAGTTGGTGTTATGCCAATTCAACGGCCACCCCTTATGCCTGGGATCCGTGGTGCTCCTCCTATGGTAGCCCCTCCTGTCAGACCGCCTGCTCCAGCTGTTACACCTCTTGACAAACCACCAACTGCAGTTTATGTTGGGAAGATTGCCCCAACAGTGGACAATGATTTCATTCTTTCACTTCTTCGG ATTTGTGGACCTGTCAAGAGTTGGAAGCGGACCCAAAATCCAAGTAATGGGAAACCCGTAGCATTTGGCTTTTGTGAGTTTGAGTCTGCTGAAGGCATACTTCGTGCTACTCGGTTGCTCAACAAATTGAGCATTGATGGACAAGAACTCGTG GTTAATATTAATGATGCCACCAAAGAGTACCTGAAAAAACATGTTGAAGGAAAAAAGAAGGCACAGGAGAATGCcaaagaaaaggaagatggaggcGGGGATGGAACTTCTGCTGCTGCTGAAAATGAATCATTGAAGCTTGATTCTGATAAAACAGATGAAACAGAAGATGTTGGAGATAAGGATGATCAAGAAAATACTAAGAAATTTGGGATTGTTACAAATGAAGATTCTGAGGCGGATAAGGAGGCTGCAGAACAAATAAATAGTATGATTGAAGAGTGGTTAAAGActcgaccaccgccgccgccaccaccaccgccgccagttCAACCACTTGCTGAAATCTCATCCAAACATAATAATGGAGAGTCTGGTGTAGACATGACAAACACTG attctgaagacaagaataATGATGACATGGACAAAAGGACATCTAATGAAACTGAAAAAGCAGAAACTGGCTCGCCTGATAGGAGGAAGGATAGAGAACATGATAAGGACAAGCGAGAAAAAGATATTCAAAGATATGAGCGTGAGCGTGAGCGAGAAAGAGTCAGGAGAGATAGAGACAAGGAACACAAGCATAAAGAAGTGGAAAGGCTGTACAAAGATCATGTTAAGGAGTGGGAATCCAGGGAAAAAGAGAAGGAATATCAAAGGCAATATGAGAAGGACCGCGAGAAGGAAAAAGAACGTGAACGTAGAAGGGAGATCATGAAGCAGGAAGAGGATAGCGACGAAGAGGATTCAAGGAAAAGAAGACGCAAGGGTAGTAGCACATTTGaagagaggaaaaggaggaggcaacGTGAAAAACAAGAAGACTTGGCAGACAAATTGAAAGAGGAAGAGGAAATTGCTGAGGCAAGGAGGCGCGCTATAGAGCTGCAACAGCAGGCAGATGAAGCAGCTGCGGCGGCTGCGGCAGCCGCAGCAGAGTCTGCTACACTTATGGAGGTTGATGGTGATGATGAAAAGGAAAGTAATGTGCAAAACAAGCCGATTAATTCAGATGATGATAACATTACCGGCTTTGCAAATGGTGGTTATGCAG ATGATGGCACTCACAAGGACAATAATGGTGATGAAGCAAGTACGATACAAGGTCAAATTCTAGATATCAATCAAAATAGCAATGCTCCAGCAAAGAAGCTGGGTTTTGGTTTGATTGGCTCTGGAAAACGAACATCTGTTCCATCAGTTTTTgctgaggatgatgatgaggataaTAAGGATAAAAAGATAAGACCTTTAGTACCTATCGATTACTCCACTGAGGAATTACAAGCTGTGGAGACAGATTCTTCTGCTGGCCAACAGAATATTGTAGCAGCTGCTGAGTTTGCCAAGCGCATCTTGGTATCTAATCAGAAGGAAGAGAAGCTTGAAAGTGAGAAGGATAGGAGCAGGAGATCCACTGATAGGTTGAGCCAAAGGGATAAAAGTCGAAATGAGGAAGATGGTGCTCGCATCAGTGATGAGAGAAGAGAAAAGATGCAGGATCGAGACAAAGATAGGCAAGATAAGCCCAAGTCAGAGAACAAGAAAATTGTGGATGCAAAACAACTGATTGATATGATTCCGAGGACAAAGGAAGAGCTTTTTTCCTATGATATTAATTGGTCAATATATGAGAAG CATGAGTTGCATGATAGAATGAGGCCTTGGATCTCAAAAAAGATAGTTGAATTTCTTGGTGAGGAGGAATCAACTTTGGTGGAATATATAGTCTCGTGCACCAAAGATCATGTGCATGCGTCGAAAATGCTGGAGCTCCTACAGTCAATTTTGGATGTTGAGGCTGAAATGTTTGTCCTTAAGATGTGGAGGATGCTAATATTTGAAATCAAGAAAGTTGAAGCAGGACTATCAGGAAGAGGGAAGGCTTGA
- the LOC127318587 gene encoding RNA-binding motif protein 25 isoform X2, with translation MQRYPGPYTMMRPVFPPRPMPPVGVMPIQRPPLMPGIRGAPPMVAPPVRPPAPAVTPLDKPPTAVYVGKIAPTVDNDFILSLLRICGPVKSWKRTQNPSNGKPVAFGFCEFESAEGILRATRLLNKLSIDGQELVVNINDATKEYLKKHVEGKKKAQENAKEKEDGGGDGTSAAAENESLKLDSDKTDETEDVGDKDDQENTKKFGIVTNEDSEADKEAAEQINSMIEEWLKTRPPPPPPPPPPVQPLAEISSKHNNGESGVDMTNTDSEDKNNDDMDKRTSNETEKAETGSPDRRKDREHDKDKREKDIQRYERERERERVRRDRDKEHKHKEVERLYKDHVKEWESREKEKEYQRQYEKDREKEKERERRREIMKQEEDSDEEDSRKRRRKGSSTFEERKRRRQREKQEDLADKLKEEEEIAEARRRAIELQQQADEAAAAAAAAAAESATLMEVDGDDEKESNVQNKPINSDDDNITGFANGGYADDGTHKDNNGDEASTIQGQILDINQNSNAPAKKLGFGLIGSGKRTSVPSVFAEDDDEDNKDKKIRPLVPIDYSTEELQAVETDSSAGQQNIVAAAEFAKRILVSNQKEEKLESEKDRSRRSTDRLSQRDKSRNEEDGARISDERREKMQDRDKDRQDKPKSENKKIVDAKQLIDMIPRTKEELFSYDINWSIYEKHELHDRMRPWISKKIVEFLGEEESTLVEYIVSCTKDHVHASKMLELLQSILDVEAEMFVLKMWRMLIFEIKKVEAGLSGRGKA, from the exons ATGCAACGCTATCCTGGACCATACACTATGATGCGTCCAGTCTTTCCTCCACGCCCCATGCCTCCAGTTGGTGTTATGCCAATTCAACGGCCACCCCTTATGCCTGGGATCCGTGGTGCTCCTCCTATGGTAGCCCCTCCTGTCAGACCGCCTGCTCCAGCTGTTACACCTCTTGACAAACCACCAACTGCAGTTTATGTTGGGAAGATTGCCCCAACAGTGGACAATGATTTCATTCTTTCACTTCTTCGG ATTTGTGGACCTGTCAAGAGTTGGAAGCGGACCCAAAATCCAAGTAATGGGAAACCCGTAGCATTTGGCTTTTGTGAGTTTGAGTCTGCTGAAGGCATACTTCGTGCTACTCGGTTGCTCAACAAATTGAGCATTGATGGACAAGAACTCGTG GTTAATATTAATGATGCCACCAAAGAGTACCTGAAAAAACATGTTGAAGGAAAAAAGAAGGCACAGGAGAATGCcaaagaaaaggaagatggaggcGGGGATGGAACTTCTGCTGCTGCTGAAAATGAATCATTGAAGCTTGATTCTGATAAAACAGATGAAACAGAAGATGTTGGAGATAAGGATGATCAAGAAAATACTAAGAAATTTGGGATTGTTACAAATGAAGATTCTGAGGCGGATAAGGAGGCTGCAGAACAAATAAATAGTATGATTGAAGAGTGGTTAAAGActcgaccaccgccgccgccaccaccaccgccgccagttCAACCACTTGCTGAAATCTCATCCAAACATAATAATGGAGAGTCTGGTGTAGACATGACAAACACTG attctgaagacaagaataATGATGACATGGACAAAAGGACATCTAATGAAACTGAAAAAGCAGAAACTGGCTCGCCTGATAGGAGGAAGGATAGAGAACATGATAAGGACAAGCGAGAAAAAGATATTCAAAGATATGAGCGTGAGCGTGAGCGAGAAAGAGTCAGGAGAGATAGAGACAAGGAACACAAGCATAAAGAAGTGGAAAGGCTGTACAAAGATCATGTTAAGGAGTGGGAATCCAGGGAAAAAGAGAAGGAATATCAAAGGCAATATGAGAAGGACCGCGAGAAGGAAAAAGAACGTGAACGTAGAAGGGAGATCATGAAGCAGGAAGAGGATAGCGACGAAGAGGATTCAAGGAAAAGAAGACGCAAGGGTAGTAGCACATTTGaagagaggaaaaggaggaggcaacGTGAAAAACAAGAAGACTTGGCAGACAAATTGAAAGAGGAAGAGGAAATTGCTGAGGCAAGGAGGCGCGCTATAGAGCTGCAACAGCAGGCAGATGAAGCAGCTGCGGCGGCTGCGGCAGCCGCAGCAGAGTCTGCTACACTTATGGAGGTTGATGGTGATGATGAAAAGGAAAGTAATGTGCAAAACAAGCCGATTAATTCAGATGATGATAACATTACCGGCTTTGCAAATGGTGGTTATGCAG ATGATGGCACTCACAAGGACAATAATGGTGATGAAGCAAGTACGATACAAGGTCAAATTCTAGATATCAATCAAAATAGCAATGCTCCAGCAAAGAAGCTGGGTTTTGGTTTGATTGGCTCTGGAAAACGAACATCTGTTCCATCAGTTTTTgctgaggatgatgatgaggataaTAAGGATAAAAAGATAAGACCTTTAGTACCTATCGATTACTCCACTGAGGAATTACAAGCTGTGGAGACAGATTCTTCTGCTGGCCAACAGAATATTGTAGCAGCTGCTGAGTTTGCCAAGCGCATCTTGGTATCTAATCAGAAGGAAGAGAAGCTTGAAAGTGAGAAGGATAGGAGCAGGAGATCCACTGATAGGTTGAGCCAAAGGGATAAAAGTCGAAATGAGGAAGATGGTGCTCGCATCAGTGATGAGAGAAGAGAAAAGATGCAGGATCGAGACAAAGATAGGCAAGATAAGCCCAAGTCAGAGAACAAGAAAATTGTGGATGCAAAACAACTGATTGATATGATTCCGAGGACAAAGGAAGAGCTTTTTTCCTATGATATTAATTGGTCAATATATGAGAAG CATGAGTTGCATGATAGAATGAGGCCTTGGATCTCAAAAAAGATAGTTGAATTTCTTGGTGAGGAGGAATCAACTTTGGTGGAATATATAGTCTCGTGCACCAAAGATCATGTGCATGCGTCGAAAATGCTGGAGCTCCTACAGTCAATTTTGGATGTTGAGGCTGAAATGTTTGTCCTTAAGATGTGGAGGATGCTAATATTTGAAATCAAGAAAGTTGAAGCAGGACTATCAGGAAGAGGGAAGGCTTGA
- the LOC127318745 gene encoding uncharacterized protein encodes MVMMGQLGRFVDGIRSKMQAGGFGKKGAGKKAAAAAAYDKMGKTDSMRVEIKSRQAQKLIAKNLVAAESIGRRSRNKRFFLAF; translated from the coding sequence ATGGTGATGATGGGGCAGCTGGGGAGGTTCGTGGACGGGATCAGGTCGAAGATGCAGGCCGGCGGCTTCGGGAAGAAGGGAGCGGGGAAgaaggcggcggcagcggcggcgtatGACAAAATGGGCAAGACGGACAGCATGAGGGTGGAGATCAAGAGCCGGCAGGCGCAAAAGCTCATCGCCAAGAACCTCGTCGCCGCCGAATCCATCGGCCGCAGGAGCAGGAACAAGCGCTTCTTCCTCGCCTTCTGA
- the LOC127318744 gene encoding uncharacterized protein: MVMMGQLGRFVDGIRSKMRAGGGGKKGAAGKKAAAAAAYDKMGKTDSMRVEIKSRQAQKLIAKNLVAAESIGRRSRNKRFFLAF; the protein is encoded by the coding sequence ATGGTGATGATGGGGCAGCTGGGGAGGTTTGTGGACGGGATCAGGTCGAAGATgcgggccggcggcggcgggaagaAGGGAGCGGCGGGGAAgaaggcggcggcagcggcggcgtacGACAAGATGGGCAAGACGGACAGCATGAGGGTGGAGATCAAGAGCCGGCAGGCGCAGAAGCTCATCGCAAAGAACCTCGTCGCCGCAGAATCCATCGGCCGCAGGAGCAGGAACAAGCGCTTCTTCCTCGCCTTCTGA